The Malus domestica chromosome 13, GDT2T_hap1 genome includes a window with the following:
- the LOC103451826 gene encoding zinc-finger homeodomain protein 11-like, protein MNFTTVTATIQTPDTDTEPPSPSDPKSNFFSSRSLSFTNGAFQPQSTPTMVVAYKECLKNHAASLGGHALDGCGEFMPSPSSNPADPTSLKCAACGCHRNFHRRDQYRPKSNVIRNPHRLLPAPKPAHYNHSSSPSPSSSPNPTLSPQSPPPVSHLPPSYFASPPQMLLALSSGFSGPSDEHPHQHQLNPTAVKKTEKYPGEKKRSRTRFSQEQKEKMLSFAEKVGWRLQKSEERLVEDFCSEVGIGRGVFKVWMHNNKHGRRRLERLGSGNGSLGDGGNMNKNVSEINGDGERLGFDSMNAHIASYNVNANPLNEGSRASFHLSTNGSSSSS, encoded by the coding sequence ATGAACTTTACCACCGTCACCGCCACCATCCAAACCCCAGATACGGACACCGAACCGCCCTCGCCGTCGGACCCCAAATCCAACTTCTTCAGCAGCAGGTCCTTATCCTTCACCAACGGCGCGTTCCAGCCTCAGTCGACGCCAACAATGGTGGTTGCCTACAAAGAATGTCTCAAGAACCATGCTGCCAGCTTAGGCGGCCATGCTCTCGACGGTTGCGGCGAGTTCATGCCTTCCCCCTCCTCCAACCCAGCTGACCCGACCTCGCTAAAATGCGCCGCTTGTGGCTGTCACCGCAACTTCCACCGCCGTGACCAGTACAGACCCAAAAGTAATGTTATTCGCAACCCCCACCGCCTGCTACCGGCGCCGAAACCAGCTCACTACAACCACAGCTCAAGCCCCAGCCCGAGCTCGAGCCCCAACCCAACTTTGAGCCCGCAGTCTCCACCGCCAGTCTCCCACTTGCCCCCCTCCTATTTCGCTTCCCCGCCGCAAATGCTGCTCGCTCTCAGTTCCGGCTTCTCTGGGCCGTCTGATGAGCACCCCCACCAGCACCAACTCAATCCGACGGCTGTGAAGAAAACGGAGAAGTACCCAGGTGAGAAAAAGAGATCCAGAACAAGGTTCAGCCAagagcagaaggaaaagatgttGTCTTTTGCCGAGAAAGTGGGGTGGAGATTGCAAAAGAGCGAAGAAAGACTGGTGGAGGATTTCTGCAGCGAGGTGGGGATTGGGAGGGGAGTTTTCAAGGTTTGGATGCACAATAACAAGCACGGTCGGAGGAGATTGGAGAGATTGGGCAGCGGAAACGGCAGCTTAGGCGACGGTGGGAATATGAACAAAAATGTCAGTGAGATCAACGGTGATGGTGAAAGACTTGGTTTTGACTCCATGAATGCTCACATCGCCAGCTACAATGTCAATGCCAACCCCCTGAACGAAGGCAGCAGAGCAAGTTTCCACCTTTCCACCAATGGGTCGTCGTCTTCGTCGTGA
- the LOC103452332 gene encoding protein FEZ-like produces MDERSDNIEGEKMDEVMLPGFRFHPTDEELVGFYLKRKVQQRPLSIELIKQLDIYKFDPWDLPKLAASGEKEWYFYCPRDRKYRNSTRPNRVTGAGFWKATGTDRPIYSSEDACSSSKCIGLKKSLVFYKGRAAKGVKTDWMMHEFRLPSLTDSLPPKRSSSFMDKTIPANDSWAICRIFKKTNSSNAHQRALSNHSWVSALPETNTFGDHMLGSKGAHNTTHQHHEFSSESLTSKTNFSGNNNDIQISSTTSNISPLDIYPNSYKPVNPLMMGCNVKLPYQYFPISSNFPSGSSDYFSNPSFTFPSPLETSSGPAAEKCTVDVSSFLLNMSSSMVGDYNGSNNVKGSSAESTNFDFSTNGGFSSTALPHHHEIMQGSNNNLGNVYDNIAGLIKNIQNVNSNVTEERDDHQWETSARSNIGFPLMSSLPLPMDVGGGDAWKSSLTWESSPCPTEMSTTRCYT; encoded by the exons ATGGATGAGAGAAGTGATAATATTGAAGGAGAAAAAATGGATGAAGTGATGCTGCCAGGGTTTCGTTTTCATCCAACTGATGAGGAGCTGGTAGGGTTTTATCTCAAGAGGAAGGTTCAGCAGAGGCCCCTCTCTATTGAGCTCATCAAGCAACTCGACATCTATAAATTTGACCCCTGGGATCTTCCGA AGTTGGCAGCTTCTGGGGAGAAAGAGTGGTATTTCTACTGTCCAAGGGACAGAAAATACAGAAACAGCACAAGGCCTAACAGGGTTACCGGAGCCGGGTTCTGGAAAGCAACAGGAACCGACCGTCCCATCTATTCATCCGAAGATGCATGTAGTTCCTCCAAGTGTATTGGGTTGAAGAAGTCTCTTGTTTTCTACAAAGGTAGAGCTGCCAAAGGGGTCAAAACCGACTGGATGATGCATGAGTTTCGTTTACCTTCTCTCACGGATTCACTCCCACCAAAGAGATCATCATCGTTCATGGACAAAACTATTCCTGCAAAt GATTCATGGGCAATATGCAGGatatttaagaaaacaaattcaAGTAATGCTCACCAAAGAGCCCTTTCTAATCACTCTTGGGTGTCTGCCTTGCCTGAAACAAACACTTTTGGTGATCATATGTTAGGCTCCAAAGGTGCACACAATACAACTCATCAACATCATGAGTTTAGTTCAGAGAGCCTGACATCAAAAACCAACTTCTCTGGCAACAACAATGACATACAAATCTCATCCACAACAAGCAATATATCCCCTCTAGATATTTATCCCAACTCCTACAAACCCGTAAACCCCCTGATGATGGGTTGCAATGTCAAACTACCCTATCAGTACTTTCCCATTTCCTCCAATTTTCCCAGTGGATCATCAGATTACTTTTCTAACCCTAGCTTCACATTTCCATCACCTCTAGAAACTTCATCCGGACCAGCAGCTGAAAAATGCACGGTGGATGTGTCCTCCTTCTTGTTAAACATGTCATCCTCGATGGTTGGAGATTACAATGGCAGCAACAACGTCAAGGGCTCCTCTGCAGAGAGTACTAATTTTGACTTTAGTACTAACGGAGGCTTTTCGTCGACGGCATTGCCACATCATCATGAGATCATGCAAGGAAGTAATAATAACCTTGGCAATGTTTATGACAATATAGCTGGGTTGATTAAAAACATTCAAAATGTGAACTCGAACGTGACAGAAGAAAGAGACGATCATCAGTGGGAGACAAGTGCGAGATCAAATATTGGGTTTCCATTGATGAGTAGTTTGCCTTTGCCTATGGATGTAGGAGGAGGGGATGCATGGAAGTCGAGTTTGACGTGGGAGTCTTCGCCATGTCCGACTGAAATGTCCACAACCAGATGCTATACTTAA
- the LOC103451825 gene encoding large ribosomal subunit protein eL34-like: protein MVQRLTYRARHSYATKSNQHRIVKTPGGKLVYQTTKKRASGPKCPVTGKRIQGIPHLRPTEYKRSRLSRNRRTVNRAYGGVLSGGAVKERIIRAFLVEEQKIVKKVLKIQKAKEKQASKTK, encoded by the exons ATGGTGCAGCGTCTCACGTATCGCGCCCGGCACAGCTACGCCACCAAATCCAACCAGCACAGGATCGTCAAAACCCCTG GAGGGAAGCTAGTTTACCAGACCACTAAGAAGAGGGCAAGCGGGCCCAAGTGCCCTGTTACCGGCAAGAGGATTCAAGGG ATCCCTCACTTGAGGCCTACTGAGTATAAGAGGTCCAGATTATCTAGGAATCGGAGGACTGTTAACCGAGCTTATGGAGGTGTATTGTCTGGAGGTGCTGTCAAAGAAAG GATCATCAGGGCCTTTCTGGTGGAGGAACAGAAGATTGTGAAAAAAGTGTTGAAGATCCAGAAGGCAAAGGAAAAGCAAGCTTCAAAGACCAAATGA